The DNA region AGGTTGCCATCGTCGAACTTGAGGCCCGGCAGCAGCTCCTTGAGGATGGCCTTGCCGGCACGATCCCTGTTGTTCCTGAAGAGACTCATGGGCACTGCGTGACCCGATCCCATCTGAAAGGCGGCCATGGTGTTGCTACGGAGGACAAAGTTTAACTGGCGCTCTGGACAGCAATGAGTGCTCAAGCAAGTAAGATTAGCTGATAATAGCCAATAGCCAGGCTAACAAAGGCAGTAAATTAAATGGGGTTTATcagtgttttttgttttctgttttcgcaACAGTATGACCGACAACTGAACGCGAAAAAACAGCTTTAATGAATTGTCTAGCGATCGAAAGTTTATGTTTCTAGCTCATAGGTAATGAGGTcattaaattcatatttatatcATATCATCGCCAAAAAACCCTGAAAAAGGATAATAAAGCGGATTTCCCTATATAAACAGAGATCGACATTTGTTTAAAAAGAGCTAAAAGTTGAAACTAGTTCCGTAGAGAGAAGCACGAAACTATCGATAACTGTCGGCATCGCTAGCATTCCCAAGTCTGGTCACGCTAGAAGTGGcttttattgcaaattttattttcataattgaggaaaatttgcattttaaagaGAAACAGCAACGGATTCTGCTCTCGAATCTCAACTACAGGACAGCCAGCTTGTGGGAGCAGCTAGTAGAGCATCACCAGTATTAAGTATCGGTCCAACGCACCCCAGTGACCCTTTTCAATCTCTACTATCCAATTTCAATGTCGGCGTCACAACGCGGCGGATGCAACAACAAATGAGTCGTTGTTCTGTTCCAAGCTAATAAAGTACACGCTGTGTGGGCCGCCGACTCCAATGCGCCGCTAGCGGGGATCACGAGCAGTTGGCGCCATGTCCAGTTCTGTGTTTACGGAGGCGCCCAGCGCCCGGCCGGCGGCAGCCGAAGCCGACTCCAATCTGGTTGTGGTCTACAGCAAGAACGGAATCTCCTTCGACGAGCGCGCCATCGGGAACATCATGGGTAAGTCTAATAAGCCATAATGTCATAAACCCACTTGCGCCCAAACTAACATTGGTTTTATGCAGAGGAAAAATCGATTTCCACTATTAGCGTGGTGCGGATTACGTCGCCCACGCCGAGCATGGTGGACCAGGAGGAAGCCGAGCGGCTGGAGGAGCTTGCGAACTTCATGGACACCGCCACGGACTCGGAGCTGGACAGTGACAATGGCAGCCAAAGTGGTGGCGATGATGCCAGTGAGTTGGATGAACAGGACGAGGAGAACCACAACACCGGCGAAGACCACAATAGTGACTCCACGGAGACGGAAGCCGATGCCCCGCGCACACGCAGGCGAGTTGGCCGAAAGCCCAAGGCCATCAAAAAGCGAAAGCGACGCAGACCCAAGGAGCGCCCACAAATCGTAGGCCTGCGAGTGGAGCAGTTCTATGCGGACAGCACGGCTGATATGGTTGTGAAAAATGCACTGAGTAAATAACGTACATCGATGTGGTCCAAATGATTAAGCGAAATAAAAGCATTATTTAGACCACAACGAAAGTAAACGCACTTTAGTTTCAACTCATTTGTATTCTACTTACAGAGCTTGCCGGAGTTTCCGTCTACAAAAGGACTGCGGAAACGGACGCTTTAATGGAAGTTATCCGCAATGACCACAATTACACACCGTTTACCTCGCCAGAGCAGCTAAAGAACCACAAGCGGGCCGAGAAGATGGCCATGGAAATGCAAGCCCAAAGCCGCAAAATCATAATGCAAGCACCGGGCAATGTGAAGCTCATCAATGCCAAAAAACGAGTCCAGGCCATTCCCTTCAGCCCGGTGCAGGTCAAGGTCCAGAGATTGCCCGTCAAGCCCCACCAAGTTCAGCAGCCAGCGCAGCTGCAAACCAGGGTGCAGGTGATCCGCAAGACCATCCAGTCACCACTGCCCAGGCAGAAGCCAGAGATTATCGCGAGCAATTCGGTTAATGCCAGGCAACGGCCCGCTCGCGCTCCAGTCAAGGTGATTGCTCCTGTGCAGGAATACATCGAAGATGATGACGACGCCCAAAGCTCGGATCCCGCCGAAGAGGAAAATGCAGATAAGTCCTACGATTCGGAGGAAATGAGTGACGAGAGCGATGATTTCCAGGAATCAGACAACGACAGGGACAGTGACATGGACTTCGATATGAGGCATAGCAGTGGACGCAATCCGAACAAAAGGAAGCGGGTTAGAAAGGTGGTCAGGCAAGCTCAGACCAAACCAATGAAGCCTCTGCCTCCGCCACCCCCTACGCAACAGCACTTCCCCGAGCTGAAGAAACGCAAGGAAACTTTAGAGCCAAAGGCGCCGCAAATCGGCCAAATAATTCAGTTGCCTGTCACAAAAGCAGCACCCACAGTTATTGCCCTGGGCAGAGGTCTTCCAAGCACTTCGTTTCTCAAAATCCGGCCCACACATCAATCGCTGCCCGTCAAAAAACCTCCACTGCCAACGCCACCGGCAAATTCCAGTGTTCGTCGTATGCCTGCCGTGCAATTGGGAAGGATCGTAAACTCGCCACAAGAAGTTAAAGAGATTATCATCAACAAGAATATGGCCAGTCCCAAAGGAGTGTTCACCAATCTCAACACCCTGTTGGGTGAGAATAACAACGCGACCACAAAATCATCGCCAGATCCACTCCGACACCGGGCCGTCATGTCGCCAAGTACGCCGAGATCGAGTTACAACCAGCAGATGTCGCCGATAGTTGTTCCTGTTCCTGCGCAAGCTCATACGCCATCCAAGGGATTTATGCCAATCGGTGTGGACACAGCTCAGTCGCATAAACTGCCCGCCCAAATAGTAATCGAGACCCACCAGAGTTCCTCCGAACTGGCAGCAGAAAATGACAAGCAGCTGGATCTGATCAACTCGATTGTGCAGGATGAGCTACTAAAGTCCACCCTTGTGGAGCAGCCTGTCGTAAATGCGGACGAGGACATACCGAAACTGGTTAAGATGCTGGAGAGTACAGCGGCCGATCTAGATACCCCACCAGTGTCCTTGCCTACGCAAAGTTTTCCGGTTACAGAGATGCAAGGAGTAGGAAATCCAGCTGTGGCAGATCCGAATGATATAATGGATACGGCGGACGAGGATGAGATTACAGCGGATTTCCTCCAGCACGTGGTCGGTCTTATCGAGGAAGACAAACAGTTCGAGGCCGAGGTGGTTAAGCAAGTACTGGCCAGCGCAGAGCCGGGAACCCTAGACGGCATCGTCTCATTGCCTGTTGACTTGCCGCAAGTACAGGCAAGTGTAGAACTTCCAATTCATTGATTTTGTTAGCTAACTAGATTTCTCCTGTACAGGCACAGACCAACCTACTGCCTAATGCAAGTCTTGCAGAGCCCGCACAATCGATGACCTCATTGCCCATTGCCTGCAGTACACCCTCAAGGAGCGTGGCAACCTCCCTGCCCCCCTCAGCAAAGGTTGTGCGCGGCAACGGTCGGGTCATATACCTGCCTCCCATTGAAGCGCCCACCACGCGGGCCAAGCGACGAGCACAGTTTCCTGCAGCCCCAGGAATGGCTACGACCATCAACAGTGATGCAGGCAATGTGTCCTTTGGTGAATCTTCGCTGGACGCAAGCATTAATCAGCTGCTCAATGCTAGCAGTCTGAGCAATGACAGCCAGTCCGGAAGTGGGCCGAAACGACCCAACCCTAGAGAGCCATCGCTGGCCAAACGTTCTACGGCACCCAGAAGATCAAAAAAGCTTGATACAAGTCAGAACAATGATCCCGACGCTTCAGAGTCTCAGGAGGATGACGATGACCCCAACAAGTAAACATTTATAAAGTTATTTATTAGATGCGAATTTGTACGATTATTTGAAaccatttatttgttttgtttaggCTCTGGTGTGTTTGTCGGCAGCCACACAACAATCGGTTTATGATCTGTTGCGACTTGTGCGAGGATTGGTTCCACGGCACATGCGTGGGGGTGACCAAGGCAATGGGCACTGATATGGAAAACAAGGGCATCGACTGGAAGTGTCCCAAATGCGTTAAAAGGCAGGAGGAGAGGGTAAAGttatataataaacataaagaaTTTTGTTATTGATTAGTTGTTTTTATAGAGCCAACCACGAATAACCGACATGTTGGTCACCAGACCAACTGCTCAACCTGAGGAGAGGCCGATTGAGACCAAAGTACTAACTTCGACAGCAGAACTGGTTCAGGTTACGACTCCTTCGACCCCCAGAAGAACACTGCCGATGGGTGTAACTGTGGCCAGTTCTCCCATGCGCATCCCAATGGTGAAGCCGGCCAAAAAATTCCCAGCCGGTACAATTcctcaccagcagcagcagctgaacTTTATCAGATTGGGCCCATCTCCTGGCAACCGCATTTCAGAGACGTTATGTGTAGTCTGTAAGCGACCGGCGAGCCCCTCTTCCGTTTATTGTGGCGAAGAGTGTATACGAAAGTACGCGCAAAGCGCCATTCAAGCACATGCGGCAACTAAAGGTCCGGATAGCCCATTGGCACAGAATGCCAACGCCCAATCTCCGCTGAACAACTCCCTGGAGgccaagaaaaacaagaagaaggACTTGTTTGAGGACGTGTTGAGACAAGCGGACTCTGTGTCAAAGGTGGAAAGGGTATGCAACAGAGGAGAATTTATTTTGAACTTTTAAACCAACTAATTTACACACTTTGCTTACAGATTAATGTGTTTGAGCGTAAAAGTGGACGAGTAATCACCGGGCACTTGGCCCCTTCCGCACACCAGTTTCGAAAATGGCTACAGGAGAATCCCACCTACGAGGTCCTGCCCTCGGGAACCGTTCAGTCCATTGACGCAGAGAAGCGTCCGTTGAAACGGGCGCCGGAAGCCAACTCCGCCGTTGAACCCCCCGCGCTGGCCGTCACAAGAAAGCCGCTTGAAGTTGCTGCCAAATTGTCACATCCGCAAACCACCACAGTTCAGGCAAACCCACTAGGAATCTCTTCCGTGCGCCCATTGGCCAAAAGGGATAAAGAGAAGCCAACACCTCCAGTACAGGCGCCAGTCCCCAATCGAAGCGCAGGCAAACCCGAGCCCGTTCGAATCGGCATCCGGCGATCCCTTCGGGAGCAACTGCTAGCGAGGATCAAGGAAGCCCAGGCCGCCGAGAAGACCTCAGACCAGGCACCGACTCAGTGGCTAACAGTACTTGAGGTGGATCAGTTTGTGAGGAGCGTGGAACTGGAAATGTTCAACTCGTTTGGACGAGACGTGGGAGCCAAGTACAAGGCCAAGTATCGTTCACTTATGTTCAACATAAAGGATCGCAAGAACCGGACGCTGTTCGAAAAGATTTGTGCCAAGCAAGTGGAGCCCAAGCAGCTGGTGCGGATGACGCCGGAGCAGCTAGCCAGCCAAGAGTTGGCCAAGTGGCGTGAGGAGGAAAATCGCCACCAGTTGGACATGATCAAGAAATCCGAGCTGGACATGTTGGCATGTGCCCAAAATTATGTGGTGAAAACCCACAAGGGGGAGGAGGTAATCGCCACCAAAGTGGATGTCACACTGCCCGAAGAGGACGTTAATGAACCATCTACGGCGGACACAAAGCAGACGTCACTGGTAAGTGATCCGGATACCTCCACTATGGAACGTTCCACATCCAGGGAAAAGTCGGGGTCATCGAAGGAAAAGCGACACAAGAGCCACAAGCATCATCACCGAAAGCGGAGTCGGAGTCGTTCCAATAGTCGGGGTCGAAGCGTCGATAAGCGCCATCGCAGGCACCACAACGAAGGGGAGTCAGGCGGAGGTGAGCGTGAGCATCGGTCGCGCGAGAAACATAGCAGGGAGAGGGATGAGGTCGTTCCCTCACCCTTGCCCAAGAAGAGAGACGAAAACGACCAATCGCCGGTGCCCAAAAAGATTGCGGAAAAGAAAACAGAGGCGAGTGCTTACAACTTGGTTGATCAAATTCTGGATTCCGAGAAAACAGTCGAGCAGGCGGCGAATCTGGGCAAACCAAAGCCGTCCCCCAAGCCACTTCCAACGCTTCCCAGTTCTTTGAAAGCACCTGAGCCCATGGATAACTACTCCCGCTACGTGCAAGGCCTGACCACGAGTTCACTGTGGTCCGGTACGCTCAAGATGATCGATTTGGCCGACTTCGAAATCGCAATGTACCCCGTGCACGGCAACTGTCATCAACTAGGTAAACTGATGCCAAGTCAGATGGACGTAATCGGCCGCATTACCCGCGTAAATGTCTGGGAATATATCAAGAAGCTGAAGAAGAGTCCCACAAAGGAAGTTGTCATTGTGAACATATTCCCCGCCTCGCCCAGCGAAACGTTTAAGTTTGATCTCTTCTTCGAATACCTGGACTCGCGTCAGCGGCTGGGCGTCTTGGGTGTGGACTCGGATCAGATTCGAGACTTCTATATATTCCCCTTGGGCAGCGGCGATAAGCTGCCACCAGCGCTGCAGACCGCGGAGCCGGTTCCCTTCTACGACGAAGCCCAAAGACCCAACACGCTGCTTGGTATCATCGTGCGCTGTCTCAGCAAGCGACCTGCCGAGGCTCCGCCATCGACTCCATCTGTGCCTTCTCCGGTTCCCGCCACAAGTAGCAAAGCGGCCAAGGTAAGccatatcatattatttaatGTCGGTGTGAAATAATATTCC from Drosophila santomea strain STO CAGO 1482 chromosome 3R, Prin_Dsan_1.1, whole genome shotgun sequence includes:
- the LOC120454059 gene encoding uncharacterized protein LOC120454059 encodes the protein MSSSVFTEAPSARPAAAEADSNLVVVYSKNGISFDERAIGNIMEEKSISTISVVRITSPTPSMVDQEEAERLEELANFMDTATDSELDSDNGSQSGGDDASELDEQDEENHNTGEDHNSDSTETEADAPRTRRRVGRKPKAIKKRKRRRPKERPQIVGLRVEQFYADSTADMVVKNALKLAGVSVYKRTAETDALMEVIRNDHNYTPFTSPEQLKNHKRAEKMAMEMQAQSRKIIMQAPGNVKLINAKKRVQAIPFSPVQVKVQRLPVKPHQVQQPAQLQTRVQVIRKTIQSPLPRQKPEIIASNSVNARQRPARAPVKVIAPVQEYIEDDDDAQSSDPAEEENADKSYDSEEMSDESDDFQESDNDRDSDMDFDMRHSSGRNPNKRKRVRKVVRQAQTKPMKPLPPPPPTQQHFPELKKRKETLEPKAPQIGQIIQLPVTKAAPTVIALGRGLPSTSFLKIRPTHQSLPVKKPPLPTPPANSSVRRMPAVQLGRIVNSPQEVKEIIINKNMASPKGVFTNLNTLLGENNNATTKSSPDPLRHRAVMSPSTPRSSYNQQMSPIVVPVPAQAHTPSKGFMPIGVDTAQSHKLPAQIVIETHQSSSELAAENDKQLDLINSIVQDELLKSTLVEQPVVNADEDIPKLVKMLESTAADLDTPPVSLPTQSFPVTEMQGVGNPAVADPNDIMDTADEDEITADFLQHVVGLIEEDKQFEAEVVKQVLASAEPGTLDGIVSLPVDLPQVQAQTNLLPNASLAEPAQSMTSLPIACSTPSRSVATSLPPSAKVVRGNGRVIYLPPIEAPTTRAKRRAQFPAAPGMATTINSDAGNVSFGESSLDASINQLLNASSLSNDSQSGSGPKRPNPREPSLAKRSTAPRRSKKLDTSQNNDPDASESQEDDDDPNKLWCVCRQPHNNRFMICCDLCEDWFHGTCVGVTKAMGTDMENKGIDWKCPKCVKRQEERSQPRITDMLVTRPTAQPEERPIETKVLTSTAELVQVTTPSTPRRTLPMGVTVASSPMRIPMVKPAKKFPAGTIPHQQQQLNFIRLGPSPGNRISETLCVVCKRPASPSSVYCGEECIRKYAQSAIQAHAATKGPDSPLAQNANAQSPLNNSLEAKKNKKKDLFEDVLRQADSVSKVERINVFERKSGRVITGHLAPSAHQFRKWLQENPTYEVLPSGTVQSIDAEKRPLKRAPEANSAVEPPALAVTRKPLEVAAKLSHPQTTTVQANPLGISSVRPLAKRDKEKPTPPVQAPVPNRSAGKPEPVRIGIRRSLREQLLARIKEAQAAEKTSDQAPTQWLTVLEVDQFVRSVELEMFNSFGRDVGAKYKAKYRSLMFNIKDRKNRTLFEKICAKQVEPKQLVRMTPEQLASQELAKWREEENRHQLDMIKKSELDMLACAQNYVVKTHKGEEVIATKVDVTLPEEDVNEPSTADTKQTSLVSDPDTSTMERSTSREKSGSSKEKRHKSHKHHHRKRSRSRSNSRGRSVDKRHRRHHNEGESGGGEREHRSREKHSRERDEVVPSPLPKKRDENDQSPVPKKIAEKKTEASAYNLVDQILDSEKTVEQAANLGKPKPSPKPLPTLPSSLKAPEPMDNYSRYVQGLTTSSLWSGTLKMIDLADFEIAMYPVHGNCHQLGKLMPSQMDVIGRITRVNVWEYIKKLKKSPTKEVVIVNIFPASPSETFKFDLFFEYLDSRQRLGVLGVDSDQIRDFYIFPLGSGDKLPPALQTAEPVPFYDEAQRPNTLLGIIVRCLSKRPAEAPPSTPSVPSPVPATSSKAAKKSRSTTLYTGQSSPKRKTSTHSTSSKDDEFDIDAIIKAPIAKLQKTAPKVVPLPPVPNDADEPYSPGGSDDELVPTAPRKPNDLERQVNEINKQIAAQQMEIAGLLKVEPTGSASSSNVLSAISIPPNLSKILASIKDKTDLPSNAGEGDEEYNPEDAITTTSSFASKPKSKGRLAHLSEAELLSMVPDNLADVIPSSSRTRHQLAQTSLSTPPPPPPPGV